One Glycine max cultivar Williams 82 chromosome 8, Glycine_max_v4.0, whole genome shotgun sequence genomic window, GTGTTTCGGGTGAAGCATTCAAATCAACATCACCATCcttgttcaaagagaataattgtattacacaaacaaaaaataacatatcaaaCATAAACAGTTACGGTTGAATCCAAAAACACACTTCAATTTCAAGCTGATTAACTGCATCAGCTGATTGACCAATTAATTCACTGCATTCACAGTCCCAAAGCAGGAATTTTGTGCTTTCATTTCCCTGGTTGATCATCAGCTCAAGCCTATACCTGCCACCATATGCACcaatagtaaaaaaatgatgaaggcATGAAAAATACACAACATTTTAAAAGATCACAATCACCTAAGCACAACTTCCTTATTGTATTTGCCGCATGCACATGTAAAGGGCGCCATCTCTGCATCACTTTTTTTATGGCACTGAATGCAAGCTGTATAACACCATGAATGATTGTCCAGAACAATCCTAGTAATTGTGCCAACAGTGACACAAACAATTTCCTGTGTGAAACAACATacacatcaaataaaaaaacttcagATAATGCACGACAAAGAattaaaatctatataaaatcattatttcaGAGATGGTGTTAATGTCAGCAATAGTCTTTGCCTCAGCCTTGCCAAAGAATGATTCTTTTGATGATAATTGGATAGAACCTGAAAGTTGTGTACTCCCTTCACCATGGGATTTAAAACCTGACCGGGCCTCAATGCCCAACTCTGCAAGCCTACAAATATACaatgaacaacaaaaataagacaaaaaatGATCAACATATATTGCATAACACATACAAAAAATACCGTTCATTGAATTCTTGAATCTCCATCATGGGCTGGTTAATAATTAACTTTGAAGCCTTGAAAGAATTGTTGATCGATGCGGGATAAGAtcctaaatcatttaaaaaacagAACCATAACATGCAATAGCATAAACAGAGAAATCAATAAATTCAAGATGAGGATATACCCTGCGCTTCCTTGATCCTACAATGGCTCAATAGAACTGTAATTGGGCCATCACCTTCATAATCATCTAAGAACTTCAAAAACTGCAAGCAATAATCATCCCACAAAGTGCAAGATAGCAATTGCTGGCTATCAGAAACAAATAGTTATGAGACAATcagttattaataataatataatcataGCCACAACTTGACAAAGCATATCACACAAATTGTCATCAAGAATCGAACTTTACCTCAAGTTCTTTAGTTTGAAGACTACCCTTCTACCTTTTCCTGAAACTTGCTGAAAGACAACCTCCTCCACCACACCAATAATATCTAAAGCAAGTAGGAAAATCAGGGaatgttatttaattccaaaaagAACAGAACTTTCAAAATAAACTCAATTGCAAAAATATAAGTTAACATACCAACCAATAGTCCACGTTCAAACTGGCCAGCCACAACATCTGCAAATCCAGTAAACCTGTATTTTCTAAAAGGGATGTCCCCTAGAACACACTCCCTCACAACAGTAACCCCAATAAACACCAATTTAAATTGATGATCACACACTCTGTACTGACCATTGTTTTTTAGCACTTTAAAATTGTGCATGACATAAGTACAATTTTCTTTCaagtccatttttttttacttcaattggTCTTATTTACAAACACCGTGGATCTCATCACCCTGGATTGCATTAAGGTTACAACACAATGAACTGAACAATGAGTAATAAGTAATAAACctacaaaagaaaaacacaaaattgaagCATGCATCGGAGTCCACAAACATCATTTCAGCTTGCTCAGATTTGTTAGGCGTGCCAATAAATCATAGATCACTGATCCTCACACTAATtttaagagtttcttttgagccATCGATGCTCTTTATCTTGTCTGGAGAACGTGCCATAatactgcaaaaaaaaaaaaaaacaaaaccaccATCAAAACAGAAACACGATAAGCTAAGAAAAAATCCAAAACCTCGTTCAACACACAAAAATGAGAAGCTAACATGCATGTAAGAAAACACACATGAAAACAGCACCAAAATAGAACAACAGAAGTACCACGAACAGACAAACACGATAACCAAACATGCAAACCAAACATCGTCCAacacaacaaaatgaaaaaataacatgcatgtaacaaaacaaacatgaaaacagCACAGAAACAAAAGCCAAAAACCCGAAAGGTAATATGcatgtaagaaaagaaaagccagAAAACCATAAGCTAACATCGAATGTAACAAAACATACATCAAAACAGCATCAAACAGAACCCAAATTAAGCTGGTCTGTATCTGGTAAAATGAAAAGCAAAAACACACAAactgaagaatgaagaatgaaatGCAAAAAACCACGTAAAGAAGCAAAGGTCAacacatacacaacatgcaaaATAAAACACGTGTAAATACcacaatcaacaaaattaaacacCTGTAAGCATCAGAAGAGTGGAAAATTAAGGGCTAAAAGACCAAAAAACCTAGGAAATGGACAGCTATCACAATCTTAGGTAGgggtattttagaaattttcaGAGGGTTCTCTTTTATAGAtagtatatagatatagattattattaaaatggTTTGGACCTTAATTATACCATTGAACTTTGAACTAATGTTTTATTCAATTCATAAAAGCATTGTTTTTTTACTGAAGTTTTAAaagcattgtttttttttactgaagttTTAAAAGCATTGTTA contains:
- the LOC102669948 gene encoding uncharacterized protein translates to MDLKENCTYVMHNFKVLKNNGQYRVCDHQFKLVFIGVTVVRECVLGDIPFRKYRFTGFADVVAGQFERGLLVDIIGVVEEVVFQQVSGKGRRVVFKLKNLSQQLLSCTLWDDYCLQFLKFLDDYEGDGPITVLLSHCRIKEAQGSYPASINNSFKASKLIINQPMMEIQEFNERLAELGIEARSGFKSHGEGSTQLSGSIQLSSKESFFGKAEAKTIADINTISEIMILYRF